One genomic segment of Panicum virgatum strain AP13 chromosome 2N, P.virgatum_v5, whole genome shotgun sequence includes these proteins:
- the LOC120662381 gene encoding UDP-glycosyltransferase 76C3-like — protein MAGGREPRRRRALVFPLPFQGHIDPMMHLAGAPHARGLAVTVLHTRFNALHPTRHPEFCFVEVPDGMPADVAAAGRIIDVILAMNTAMEASPAPVRAALVSAMLAGGDEEAGAAACLFIDGNVLAVQRVARSVKIKFKILI, from the coding sequence ATGGCCGGGGGCCGGGAgcctcggcgacggcgcgcgctGGTGTTCCCGCTGCCGTTCCAGGGCCACATCGACCCGATGATGCACCTGGCCGGCGCGCCCCACGCGCGGGGCCTCGCCGTCACCGTCCTCCACACGCGCTTCAACGCGCTGCACCCCACGCGCCACCCGGAGTTCTGCTTCGTCGAGGTCCCCGACGGCATGCccgccgacgtcgccgccgcgggccggaTCATCGACGTCATCCTCGCCATGAACACCGCCATGGAGGCATCGCCCGCGCCCGTGCGGGCCGCCCTGGTGTCCGCGATGCTCGCGGGCGGTGACGAGGAGGCCGGGGCCGCCGCGTGCCTCTTCATCGACGGCAACGTCCTCGCCGTGCAGCGGGTCGCCCGTTCCGTCAAGATTAAGTTTAAAATTCTGATCTGA
- the LOC120658042 gene encoding DIMBOA UDP-glucosyltransferase BX9-like: MAGVHEARTGGDDAGGRTTSRRRRRILVFPLPFQGHINPMRQLADALHARGLAVTVLHTRFNAPDPGRRPEFRFVPVPDGVPAGVAASGDVIGLLDAMNAAMEAEESAALRGVLESVLADEEQPPAACIVFDANLLAVPRAAAAVGLKTLVLRTASAACLGCFMAYPMLHQKGYLPPQESKMYMPVEELPPLRVRDLFYSSRSDQEKLRNLLARAMEAVNSSSGLVINTFDALEPAELERIRSELRIPTVLAPGPLHKLSSKNTASSLLDEDHGCIKWLDKQPPRSVLYVSFGSLASMDPDEFLEVAWGLAASGHPFLWVVRPGSVRGSEDIQGFPEGFEAAVEGTGKVIRWAPQQEVLAHPVVGGFWMHSGWNSTMESISEGVPMICRPQFADQMMNTRYVEKMWSVGFELEGELERGRIEEAIRKLMEEREGAEMRERAMELKKKVAHCLKSGGSSQIAMDKLVKYILSL, from the exons ATGGCCGGCGTCCATGAAGcgcgcaccggcggcgacgacgccggcggcagGACGACATcacgacgccggcgccgcaTCCTGGTGTTCCCGCTGCCGTTCCAGGGCCACATCAACCCGATGCGGCAGCTGGCCGACGCGCTCCACGCGCGGGGGCTCGCCGTCACCGTGCTCCACACGCGCTTCAACGCGCCGGACCCCGGGCGCCGCCCGGAGTTTCGGTTCGTGCCCGTGCCCGACGGCGTccccgccggcgtcgccgcgtCCGGCGACGTCATCGGCCTCCTCGACGCCATGAACGCCGCCATGGAGGCGGAGGAGTCGGCGGCCCTCCGGGGCGTGCTCGAGTCGGTGCTCGCGGACGAGGAGCAGCCCCCCGCCGCGTGCATCGTCTTCGACGCCAACCTGCTCGCCGTGCccagggccgccgcggccgtcggcCTCAAGACGCTCGTGCTGCGGACGGCGAGCGCGGCCTGCCTCGGATGCTTCATGGCTTACCCAATGCTTCACCAAAAGGGCTACCTGCCTCCCCAAG AGTCGAAAATGTACATGCCGGTGGAAGAGCTACCGCCACTGAGGGTAAGGGACCTCTTCTACTCAAGCCGGAGCGACCAAGAAAAACTGCGAAACTTACTTGCTCGGGCCATGGAAGCAGTGAACAGTTCCTCTGGTCTAGTGATCAACACATTCGATGCTCTGGAGCCAGCCGAGCTGGAGAGGATCCGCAGCGAGCTCCGCATCCCTACGGTGCTTGCGCCGGGCCCTCTCCACAAGCTCTCCTCCAAGAACACAGCAAGTAGCTTGCTGGACGAAGACCACGGCTGCATCAAGTGGCTGGACAAGCAGCCCCCAAGATCTGTGCTCTATGTTAGCTTTGGGAGCTTGGCTTCCATGGACCCTGATGAGTTTTTGGAGGTGGCCTGGGGTTTGGCGGCCAGTGGCCATCCTTTTCTATGGGTGGTTCGGCCAGGCTCGGTACGGGGATCGGAGGACATTCAGGGTTTCCCAGAAGGCTTTGAGGCTGCGGTTGAGGGTACAGGCAAGGTGATTCGATGGGCGCCCCAGCAGGAGGTGCTGGCCCACCCTGTAGTGGGTGGGTTCTGGATGCACAGCGGATGGAACTCGACAATGGAGAGCATCAGCGAGGGTGTTCCCATGATCTGCAGGCCTCAGTTCGCAGATCAGATGATGAACACGAGGTATGTGGAGAAAATGTGGAGTGTGGGGTTCGAGCTTGAAGGTGAGCTGGAAAGGGGCAGAATAGAGGAGGCCATTAGGAAGCTCATGGAGGAAAGGGAGGGGGCCGAGATGAGGGAAAGAGCTATGGAGCTAAAGAAGAAAGTAGCACACTGCTTGAAATCTGGTGGGTCGTCTCAGATTGCCATGGATAAGTTGGTGAAGTACATACTTTCTTTGTGA